In a single window of the Tellurirhabdus bombi genome:
- the pdxA gene encoding 4-hydroxythreonine-4-phosphate dehydrogenase PdxA — protein sequence MEQRQSEKKNERHSDPQQPEKPQPDRLVIGITLGDYNGIGPEVILKALQHNRLNKICTPVVYGSMRVLNRYRNMLQQSGLQLKDWNLNGIQHIGQANPKFTNVITCWGDQSGQNGTAEKEKPNQEVQPGKVTEEAGQAALACLVRATEDLKAGHLDAIVTAPINKHNIQTETFSFPGHTEYFADAFEVKDNLMFLVSSTLRVGVVTGHIPLGRVRSNITRERVQQKLHLMYQSLRNDFGIQKPRIAVLGVNPHAGEEGLLGNEEQEILKPLIQDLRNKGLLIYGPYASDGFFGTQSYRKYDAVLAMYHDQGLIPFKTLAFDEGVNFTAGMPVVRTSPDHGTAYDIAGKNMADENSMLQAIYLACDVARYRKEMAEINKNALTTTPEVAKNSQL from the coding sequence ATGGAACAACGCCAATCGGAGAAGAAAAACGAACGTCATTCTGACCCGCAACAACCCGAAAAGCCGCAGCCCGACCGATTGGTGATCGGTATTACGCTGGGCGATTATAATGGTATTGGGCCCGAAGTGATTCTGAAGGCCTTGCAGCACAATCGGCTAAACAAGATTTGTACGCCCGTAGTTTACGGCTCGATGCGCGTACTAAATCGTTACCGGAACATGCTTCAGCAGAGTGGCTTACAACTAAAAGACTGGAATCTGAACGGAATTCAGCACATTGGTCAGGCCAACCCGAAATTCACCAACGTCATTACGTGTTGGGGCGATCAGTCCGGCCAGAATGGAACCGCCGAAAAGGAAAAGCCAAATCAGGAAGTTCAGCCAGGAAAAGTAACGGAAGAAGCTGGTCAGGCAGCACTGGCCTGTTTGGTGCGGGCAACGGAAGACCTGAAAGCCGGGCACCTGGACGCCATCGTGACAGCGCCCATCAATAAGCACAACATCCAGACTGAAACGTTTAGCTTTCCGGGTCATACCGAATATTTCGCCGATGCGTTTGAGGTGAAAGATAACCTGATGTTTCTGGTAAGCAGCACGTTGCGAGTTGGCGTTGTTACGGGCCATATTCCGCTGGGGCGGGTTCGGTCGAACATTACCCGGGAGCGGGTACAGCAGAAACTGCACCTGATGTATCAGTCGTTGCGCAATGATTTCGGCATTCAAAAACCCCGCATTGCCGTGTTGGGTGTCAATCCGCACGCGGGCGAAGAAGGCTTGCTGGGCAATGAAGAGCAGGAAATTTTAAAGCCGCTTATTCAGGATTTGCGCAACAAAGGGCTGTTGATCTACGGCCCGTATGCGTCCGACGGGTTCTTTGGGACGCAAAGTTACCGCAAGTATGATGCCGTGCTGGCCATGTACCACGACCAGGGTTTGATTCCGTTCAAGACACTGGCTTTTGACGAAGGCGTTAACTTCACGGCTGGGATGCCCGTTGTGCGCACGTCTCCCGACCACGGTACGGCTTACGACATTGCGGGGAAAAATATGGCGGACGAAAATTCGATGCTACAAGCCATTTACCTGGCCTGCGATGTAGCGCGTTATCGGAAAGAAATGGCAGAAATCAAT
- a CDS encoding NAD(P)-dependent oxidoreductase — MSEKQITILIADEMHPSLFPMLDEAKIGYHYAPNMTRQELLAQIHAFDGLFIRSKTNVDQAILDAAPALQFIGRAGAGLDLIDLDATQKRGIPVFHAGEGNRDAVGEHMVGMLLNLLANISKADREVRQGIWHREENRGYELGNLTVGLIGYGNNGRATARRLSGFGCPVLCYDKYLTHYGDAYAQEATLEQIMAQADVLSLHIPLTSETKLMINDFFVDRFAKPFYLVNVARGEIASLSAVVRGLQSGKIRGACLDVLENEKLSKLTPEQQTAFDYLRTANNVVLTPHIAGWTHESYVRINEVLVRQLLAILS; from the coding sequence ATGTCCGAAAAACAGATCACCATTCTCATTGCCGATGAGATGCACCCGTCCCTCTTTCCCATGCTTGATGAGGCGAAGATCGGCTACCACTATGCGCCTAACATGACCCGACAGGAGCTTTTAGCGCAAATTCATGCGTTCGACGGATTATTTATTCGCAGTAAAACAAATGTCGATCAGGCAATTCTGGACGCTGCTCCTGCCCTGCAATTTATTGGCCGGGCTGGCGCGGGTCTGGATCTGATTGATCTTGACGCGACCCAGAAGCGGGGTATTCCGGTTTTTCACGCGGGCGAAGGAAATCGCGATGCGGTAGGAGAACACATGGTCGGAATGCTGCTAAACCTGCTGGCTAACATCAGCAAGGCCGACCGTGAAGTTCGTCAGGGCATTTGGCACCGCGAAGAAAACCGGGGTTATGAGCTGGGTAACCTGACCGTCGGCCTGATTGGTTACGGAAACAATGGCCGGGCCACCGCCCGCCGACTAAGTGGTTTTGGCTGCCCGGTGCTTTGCTACGATAAGTACCTGACTCATTACGGTGATGCCTACGCACAGGAAGCCACGTTGGAGCAGATTATGGCGCAGGCTGACGTTTTAAGCCTGCATATTCCGCTTACCAGCGAGACCAAACTGATGATCAATGATTTCTTTGTTGATCGATTTGCGAAGCCGTTCTATCTGGTCAATGTTGCGCGGGGTGAAATTGCCTCTTTGTCTGCCGTTGTTCGCGGACTGCAAAGTGGAAAAATTCGCGGTGCCTGTCTGGATGTTCTGGAAAACGAGAAGCTGTCAAAACTGACTCCAGAGCAACAAACTGCTTTCGATTACCTACGAACCGCCAATAACGTTGTCCTGACTCCGCACATAGCGGGCTGGACGCATGAGAGTTACGTGCGAATTAATGAGGTATTGGTGCGGCAATTATTGGCTATTCTTTCATGA
- a CDS encoding serine hydrolase yields the protein MRFLIFFLLLSTELAAQSLSDVLTPYLQELPTKVQVNIAVESLKGRNQSFFHQADERIPAASVIKLPIMVEAMEWVKNGRLALDSLHLLLESEKVGGSGILHTYPPNSRVTYRELVTLMMTHSDNMATNILIRKLGMDQINQRIRAMGLSQSQLNRVMIDTAAVKRGIENYVTTREMNTILTKIYKKKLVTPSLCEQMIDILKQNKDTKAIASLLPATTAIAHKTGTLTYVRGDVGIVYARKPFVLSVFVRGTTTEEANLIIGRLAEICFKHFN from the coding sequence ATGAGGTTCCTTATCTTTTTTTTGCTTTTGTCTACCGAGCTAGCGGCCCAATCTCTTTCTGATGTTTTGACGCCTTATTTGCAGGAGCTGCCCACTAAGGTTCAGGTCAACATCGCGGTAGAATCGCTGAAAGGCCGTAATCAGTCGTTTTTTCACCAGGCCGATGAGCGCATTCCGGCGGCCAGTGTCATTAAACTTCCGATTATGGTCGAAGCGATGGAATGGGTTAAAAACGGTCGTCTGGCGCTGGATAGTCTGCACTTATTACTGGAATCGGAAAAAGTAGGTGGGTCCGGAATTTTGCATACCTACCCGCCAAACAGCCGCGTTACTTACCGCGAACTCGTTACCCTGATGATGACGCATAGTGACAACATGGCCACCAATATCCTCATTCGGAAACTCGGCATGGACCAAATCAACCAGCGCATCCGGGCGATGGGTTTGTCGCAAAGCCAGCTAAACCGCGTCATGATTGACACCGCAGCCGTGAAGCGAGGCATCGAGAACTACGTTACTACGCGCGAGATGAACACCATCCTTACGAAGATTTACAAAAAAAAGCTGGTGACGCCCTCGCTTTGTGAGCAAATGATTGACATACTTAAGCAGAACAAAGACACCAAAGCCATTGCTAGCCTATTGCCCGCCACAACGGCTATCGCACACAAAACCGGCACGTTGACTTACGTGCGCGGGGATGTAGGGATCGTCTACGCCCGCAAGCCTTTTGTCTTATCTGTTTTTGTTCGGGGTACTACCACTGAAGAAGCCAACCTGATCATTGGCCGACTGGCTGAAATTTGCTTCAAGCACTTTAATTAA
- a CDS encoding DUF6807 domain-containing protein — translation MKKIILFCLIASYAMAQKKPVQVTHNEAQKRVEVTVDGKPFTAYIYPGPDVLKKPVLYPIQTAGGNFITRGWPMDPRPGERVDHPHHVGMWFNYGDVNGHDFWNNSNEVKGHAGPFGTIVHTGVKSAKSGKDKGELTVTANWLDKDGKPLLQETTTFVFQGQGNERSIDRTTTLKALDKDVTFKDNKEGMIAVRLARQLEHPSNKPEVFTDASGVATKVTKMDNTGVTGLYKSSEGIEGENVWGTRAKWMNLTGNINGEAVSVVIMDHPKNVGYPTYWHSRGYGLYAANPMAPSVMSQGKDKAMNYVLPAGKSVTFQYRMLIASGSTTDATLSQQVSQFIGR, via the coding sequence ATGAAAAAAATTATCTTGTTTTGCCTGATTGCTTCGTATGCCATGGCTCAGAAAAAGCCTGTTCAGGTAACCCATAATGAAGCCCAGAAGCGCGTTGAAGTAACCGTTGATGGAAAGCCGTTTACCGCTTATATCTACCCCGGACCCGATGTGCTGAAAAAGCCCGTCCTTTATCCCATCCAGACTGCGGGCGGAAACTTTATCACCCGGGGCTGGCCCATGGACCCGCGTCCCGGCGAGCGGGTTGACCATCCGCACCACGTGGGAATGTGGTTCAATTATGGGGATGTAAACGGCCACGATTTCTGGAACAACTCCAACGAAGTGAAAGGCCATGCCGGACCCTTCGGAACGATTGTACACACGGGCGTGAAGTCAGCGAAGAGTGGCAAGGACAAAGGCGAACTGACCGTAACGGCCAACTGGCTGGATAAAGACGGAAAACCGTTGTTGCAGGAAACGACAACGTTTGTTTTTCAGGGCCAAGGCAACGAGCGCAGCATTGATCGCACAACAACCTTGAAAGCATTGGACAAAGATGTGACCTTTAAAGACAACAAGGAAGGCATGATTGCGGTACGTCTGGCCCGGCAGCTAGAGCACCCATCGAATAAGCCTGAGGTCTTTACGGATGCGAGCGGGGTAGCTACCAAGGTAACCAAAATGGATAATACCGGCGTAACTGGACTATACAAAAGCAGCGAAGGCATTGAAGGAGAAAATGTCTGGGGAACGCGTGCCAAATGGATGAACCTGACGGGTAACATCAATGGCGAAGCGGTTTCAGTTGTTATTATGGACCATCCCAAAAACGTAGGCTATCCAACGTATTGGCACTCAAGAGGATATGGACTGTATGCAGCCAATCCTATGGCACCCAGCGTAATGAGCCAGGGCAAAGACAAAGCCATGAACTATGTTTTGCCAGCGGGTAAGTCTGTTACTTTCCAGTATCGGATGCTGATTGCCTCGGGATCAACTACGGATGCAACGCTAAGCCAGCAGGTGAGCCAATTTATCGGTCGTTAA
- a CDS encoding Gfo/Idh/MocA family protein, protein MDNRRDFIKKSALAGLGMSFSASSYARILGSADRVRVGVVGFSDRFRSSLAPSFAGHAKEMNFEFVAVSDIWSRRREEAEKYLKDKGWATDNFVKCRNNEELYDRKDVDAVIISTADFQHALHCAEAVEAGRDVYVEKPFAESLEDARKALKAVEKSKKIVQVGSQRRSAPNYWAANEFIRSGKFGDINMVEMTWNVNQPGRWRRAKLVSEIKKEETDWKRYLMNRPMVEWDPRKYLEFRLFYPYSSGIPGQWMSHQIDTVHWFSGYDHPRSVVANGGIYMWKDGRTNADTFSAAFDYGPDNDKSKGFQVLYHSRMTNEAGGTKEYYYSNGGMINLDTNKITPEGGLAARYAKEMNMPANLLQEQTLAVVGEKQETGANTGADPMTSRHMRNWMDCVRSRKEPNAPARAGYNHALAGIMATTALHTGERVTYDNTKQEVLAGGKVYKV, encoded by the coding sequence ATGGATAATCGCAGAGACTTTATAAAAAAATCTGCCCTGGCTGGCTTAGGTATGAGCTTTTCGGCTTCTAGCTACGCTCGTATTCTCGGATCAGCTGACCGTGTTCGAGTTGGGGTTGTAGGCTTCTCGGACCGTTTTCGGAGTTCATTGGCTCCTAGTTTTGCCGGTCATGCTAAAGAAATGAACTTTGAGTTTGTGGCTGTATCGGACATCTGGAGCCGCCGCCGCGAAGAGGCTGAAAAATACCTGAAAGACAAAGGCTGGGCGACGGATAATTTTGTAAAGTGTCGCAACAACGAAGAACTCTACGACCGCAAAGATGTCGATGCGGTTATCATCAGTACGGCTGATTTCCAGCACGCACTGCACTGCGCGGAAGCGGTTGAAGCAGGTCGGGATGTATACGTTGAAAAACCATTTGCTGAGTCGCTGGAAGATGCCCGTAAAGCATTGAAGGCCGTTGAAAAAAGCAAGAAAATCGTTCAGGTAGGTTCGCAGCGCCGCAGCGCACCCAACTACTGGGCCGCTAACGAATTCATCCGGTCAGGAAAATTTGGTGACATCAACATGGTTGAAATGACCTGGAACGTGAACCAACCGGGTCGCTGGCGCCGGGCAAAATTGGTTTCCGAAATCAAGAAAGAAGAGACCGACTGGAAACGCTACCTGATGAACCGCCCAATGGTGGAATGGGATCCGCGTAAATACTTAGAATTCCGCTTGTTCTACCCGTATTCGTCGGGTATTCCAGGACAGTGGATGTCGCACCAGATCGATACCGTTCACTGGTTCAGCGGTTATGACCACCCACGCAGCGTTGTTGCTAACGGAGGGATTTACATGTGGAAAGATGGCCGTACCAACGCCGACACGTTTTCGGCGGCTTTTGATTACGGCCCTGATAACGATAAATCAAAAGGCTTCCAGGTATTGTACCACTCCCGCATGACGAACGAAGCAGGTGGTACCAAAGAGTATTACTACTCGAACGGGGGAATGATCAACCTGGATACCAACAAAATTACGCCAGAAGGCGGTTTGGCAGCCCGGTATGCGAAAGAAATGAACATGCCTGCTAATCTGCTTCAGGAGCAAACGCTGGCCGTTGTCGGTGAAAAACAGGAGACAGGCGCTAATACAGGTGCCGATCCGATGACATCGCGTCACATGCGGAACTGGATGGATTGTGTTCGGAGCCGCAAAGAGCCGAATGCACCAGCACGGGCGGGCTATAACCACGCATTGGCTGGTATCATGGCCACCACGGCCCTGCATACGGGTGAGCGCGTTACGTACGATAACACCAAGCAGGAAGTACTAGCCGGTGGTAAGGTATACAAGGTTTAA
- a CDS encoding 3-keto-disaccharide hydrolase, whose amino-acid sequence MKTLILSGLLLIGLVAAEKPQAPNTLTAKEKKEGWKLLFDGKTTTGWRGAYKDKFPEKGWTVEDGMLTIIKSDGSESQSYGDIVTDGEYSNFDLMFDFKLTEGANSGVKYFVVEENPKPKGSAFGLEFQVLDDEKHPDAKMGRDGNRTIGSLYDMITAKNKVVNPIGEWNQGRVVVKGSHVEHWLNGKKVVEYERGSDAFRELVAMSKYKAPSYNAHGRFGEAPKGHLLLQDHGDRVSYRNMKIKTL is encoded by the coding sequence ATGAAAACGCTCATTTTATCCGGTTTGCTACTGATTGGTTTGGTGGCTGCCGAGAAACCCCAGGCCCCTAATACGCTGACAGCCAAAGAAAAAAAGGAAGGCTGGAAATTACTTTTTGACGGAAAGACAACCACGGGCTGGCGCGGTGCTTACAAAGATAAGTTTCCGGAAAAAGGCTGGACGGTGGAAGATGGGATGCTTACCATCATTAAATCAGATGGCTCAGAATCACAAAGCTACGGCGACATCGTAACGGATGGCGAATACAGCAATTTCGACCTGATGTTTGATTTTAAATTAACGGAGGGTGCCAATAGCGGCGTCAAATATTTTGTGGTGGAAGAGAATCCAAAACCCAAAGGTTCTGCCTTTGGCCTGGAATTCCAGGTACTGGACGATGAAAAACACCCGGATGCAAAAATGGGACGGGATGGCAACCGGACAATCGGCTCTTTGTACGACATGATTACTGCCAAAAATAAGGTTGTAAACCCAATCGGGGAGTGGAACCAGGGCCGCGTTGTGGTGAAAGGAAGTCACGTTGAACATTGGCTAAACGGGAAGAAAGTAGTAGAATACGAGCGTGGCAGTGACGCCTTTCGGGAACTGGTGGCTATGAGTAAATACAAGGCGCCGAGCTACAACGCCCACGGTCGTTTTGGCGAGGCTCCGAAAGGACACCTCCTGTTACAGGATCATGGGGATCGCGTTTCTTATCGGAATATGAAAATCAAGACCCTCTAG
- a CDS encoding sugar phosphate isomerase/epimerase family protein: MIKISNRRQFLQSAGLSALALTVGGELLAKSLVKKSGLKIGYSSITWGGKDEQAIKDLASLGYKGIQLRANTFTPYKTKPSELREQLKSNGLTLAMFSSGNVEIDPAKEQSTIDMHVAHASFVKALGGSSLQLTNNVRPKDRKPTTEELKRLAAVMNEIGKQTADMGVQATYHNHMHQLGETPEEVDIIVQEMNPKYVKLLLDIAHYKQGGGDPAKAVKQYKDMLHALHLKDTMSPVPNGNRPYKFVELGRGNVDVPAVFAALEDINFKGWGVIELDGVPDPDKTPLECAQINKDYITKTLKFPL, from the coding sequence ATGATCAAGATTTCAAATAGACGCCAATTCCTTCAGTCAGCAGGTTTATCTGCGCTCGCGTTAACCGTGGGGGGTGAGTTACTGGCTAAATCGCTGGTAAAAAAATCAGGTCTTAAAATTGGTTATTCATCCATAACCTGGGGTGGCAAAGATGAGCAGGCCATTAAAGACCTGGCGTCGCTCGGCTACAAGGGTATTCAGCTACGGGCCAATACATTTACGCCTTATAAGACAAAGCCTTCCGAGCTTCGGGAGCAGCTGAAAAGCAACGGCCTGACGCTGGCTATGTTCTCCAGCGGCAACGTGGAAATCGACCCCGCCAAAGAACAAAGCACAATCGATATGCACGTAGCGCACGCTAGTTTTGTCAAGGCGCTGGGTGGTTCATCGCTTCAGCTGACCAACAACGTTCGCCCAAAAGACCGGAAGCCAACGACCGAAGAACTGAAGCGACTGGCAGCCGTCATGAACGAAATTGGCAAGCAAACTGCCGACATGGGTGTTCAGGCAACCTACCACAACCACATGCACCAACTGGGCGAAACACCCGAAGAGGTCGATATTATTGTGCAGGAAATGAATCCCAAATACGTAAAATTGCTGCTCGATATTGCGCACTATAAACAAGGCGGCGGCGATCCGGCCAAGGCAGTGAAACAGTATAAAGACATGCTGCACGCCCTGCACTTGAAAGATACCATGAGCCCGGTTCCAAATGGCAATCGTCCGTATAAGTTTGTTGAACTAGGCCGGGGGAATGTGGACGTTCCGGCGGTATTTGCGGCTTTGGAGGATATTAACTTCAAAGGCTGGGGCGTTATTGAGCTGGATGGTGTACCTGATCCAGACAAGACACCCTTGGAGTGCGCCCAGATCAACAAGGATTACATCACGAAAACCTTAAAATTCCCTCTTTAA
- a CDS encoding mechanosensitive ion channel family protein, with product MDSFVTKYAPLIQLYGSRVLLAIFTLVIGFWLINRLSTLLSKALRSRHVDETIIPFLRSVVEVTLKVVLLVSIAGIFGVETTSFVAILGTATLAVGLALQGSLSHFASGVMVLIFKPYRVGDLINVGAFTGEVESVQVFNTILKTLDNKRIIIPNGSITSGPITNISGQGTIRVDLQFNVAATESIDKVRQVIQQVADSNPKVLKAPAIDILVNSSQIGYTTYDIRPWCKSEHYWDVYYFMQENVKRAFEQHSVKGPKPAMDISLIGQTIPVSPNAQPVRIVTEDKANA from the coding sequence ATGGACTCTTTCGTCACCAAGTACGCTCCTCTAATCCAACTTTACGGCAGCCGTGTGTTGCTTGCCATTTTCACCTTAGTCATTGGTTTCTGGCTGATTAACCGACTGAGTACGCTTTTATCAAAAGCCCTCCGCTCCCGGCACGTCGATGAAACCATTATTCCTTTTCTACGCTCGGTTGTTGAGGTAACTCTTAAAGTTGTTTTATTGGTAAGCATTGCGGGCATCTTTGGAGTAGAAACAACTTCTTTCGTAGCTATTCTGGGTACGGCGACGCTGGCCGTTGGTTTAGCCTTACAGGGTAGTTTATCTCATTTTGCCAGCGGCGTTATGGTGTTGATTTTCAAGCCATACCGTGTTGGTGACTTAATCAATGTAGGGGCCTTTACCGGCGAAGTCGAATCCGTGCAGGTGTTTAATACCATCCTGAAAACTTTGGATAATAAGCGCATTATTATTCCAAATGGCTCCATCACTTCGGGACCAATTACCAACATTTCTGGCCAGGGTACCATTCGGGTTGATCTTCAGTTCAACGTGGCTGCTACTGAGAGCATCGATAAGGTGCGGCAGGTGATTCAACAGGTGGCAGACAGCAACCCTAAGGTTTTAAAAGCACCCGCTATCGATATCCTGGTCAATTCTTCACAAATCGGTTACACTACGTATGACATTCGCCCCTGGTGCAAAAGCGAGCATTACTGGGATGTTTATTACTTCATGCAGGAGAACGTAAAACGCGCCTTTGAACAGCATAGCGTTAAAGGGCCTAAGCCGGCTATGGACATTTCGCTTATTGGGCAAACAATTCCAGTATCACCCAATGCACAGCCCGTTCGGATTGTTACGGAAGACAAAGCGAACGCTTAA